In Pseudovibrio brasiliensis, the following are encoded in one genomic region:
- the rpsP gene encoding 30S ribosomal protein S16 has protein sequence MATKIRLARGGAKKRPFYRIVIADVRSPRDGRFIEVVGRYNPMLPKDAENRVELNEERIKHWLGHGAKPTDRVHRFLDAAGLLKREPRNNPNKAKLGKKAQERLDEKLAAEAEAKAAAEEAAAEAAEASE, from the coding sequence ATGGCTACAAAAATTCGCCTGGCACGCGGTGGTGCTAAAAAGCGTCCTTTCTACCGCATCGTTATTGCAGACGTTCGTTCCCCACGTGACGGCCGTTTCATCGAAGTTGTAGGTCGCTACAACCCAATGCTGCCTAAAGACGCTGAAAACCGCGTTGAGCTGAACGAAGAGCGCATCAAGCACTGGCTTGGTCACGGCGCGAAGCCAACCGACCGCGTACACCGCTTCCTGGATGCTGCTGGCCTGCTGAAGCGTGAGCCACGCAACAACCCTAACAAAGCAAAACTCGGCAAGAAAGCTCAGGAGCGTCTTGACGAGAAACTTGCTGCAGAAGCTGAAGCAAAAGCAGCTGCTGAAGAAGCAGCGGCAGAAGCAGCAGAAGCTTCCGAATAA
- the trmD gene encoding tRNA (guanosine(37)-N1)-methyltransferase TrmD, with amino-acid sequence MSFRASILTLYPEMFPGNLGMSMSGRAMERGDWSLTAKNIRDYATDKHRSVDDTPAGGGAGMVLRPDILGKAIDDVTEEGDTRPRLLMSPRGKPFTQAKARELADGPGVIIVCGRFEGVDERVIEGRQLEEVSIGDYILSGGEVAAHVVLDSIVRLIPGVMGNKESGETESFENGLLEHPHYTRPVDFEGREIPAVLKSGNHKLIDQWRLEISEKITEERRPDLWQEYLKNSRG; translated from the coding sequence ATGAGCTTTCGTGCATCCATTTTGACGTTGTACCCTGAGATGTTTCCCGGAAATCTGGGTATGAGCATGTCCGGGCGTGCGATGGAGCGTGGGGACTGGTCTTTGACCGCGAAGAACATTCGTGACTATGCCACCGATAAACACCGTTCCGTTGATGACACGCCAGCTGGCGGCGGGGCCGGGATGGTGTTGCGTCCGGACATTCTCGGTAAGGCGATTGATGATGTGACGGAAGAGGGCGATACACGTCCTCGTCTGCTTATGAGCCCGCGCGGCAAGCCGTTTACTCAGGCTAAGGCGCGTGAACTGGCTGATGGGCCGGGTGTTATTATCGTCTGTGGTCGCTTTGAAGGTGTGGACGAGCGTGTGATTGAAGGCCGTCAGCTCGAAGAAGTTTCCATTGGCGACTATATCCTCTCCGGTGGTGAAGTGGCTGCACATGTGGTTCTAGACAGTATTGTGCGCCTGATCCCGGGTGTGATGGGCAATAAAGAGAGCGGTGAAACCGAGAGCTTTGAGAATGGCTTATTGGAACACCCACATTACACGCGCCCTGTAGATTTTGAGGGCCGGGAGATTCCAGCTGTTCTTAAAAGCGGCAATCATAAACTGATTGATCAGTGGCGTTTGGAGATCTCTGAAAAGATTACTGAAGAACGTCGCCCAGACCTCTGGCAGGAATACTTAAAAAATAGCCGTGGATAG
- a CDS encoding imm11 family protein yields the protein MPFIVNFGFKNGPELYALSDEFEPPLTPQKELRTMLSKGRNRFDKPGEQMAMDAARLAEMPHTLYLKEADKRGLPDIISGPGGSIVVSERLKDKLEELEQGRHGFYPVVIKQKGTEKVYGTGHILYLHQKLDIIDHDNTLYVGAKNYDGPRYGGGEDRAASNHFELRSVTSPGKQLYTCDAYLIHFKPGSLEGHHLWRGTVGKPEYFESSTYHPNPTTYIDPLARTIFISDELARWILAEKIIGWDLFPILDKHVDWGAAQFNK from the coding sequence ATGCCATTTATTGTTAATTTTGGTTTCAAGAACGGCCCTGAGCTTTATGCCCTTTCTGATGAGTTTGAGCCGCCTCTAACCCCGCAAAAAGAGTTGCGCACAATGTTATCTAAGGGTCGCAATCGCTTTGATAAGCCGGGTGAGCAAATGGCTATGGATGCTGCCCGGCTTGCCGAAATGCCTCACACGCTCTACCTTAAGGAGGCGGACAAACGCGGCCTGCCGGACATAATCAGCGGTCCCGGTGGTTCTATTGTCGTTAGTGAACGCCTTAAAGATAAGCTGGAAGAGCTTGAACAAGGAAGGCACGGATTTTACCCGGTGGTGATAAAGCAAAAAGGTACTGAGAAGGTCTATGGGACTGGACATATTCTGTACCTGCATCAAAAGCTTGACATCATTGATCATGACAACACGCTTTATGTGGGTGCTAAAAATTATGACGGGCCACGTTATGGGGGCGGAGAGGATAGAGCGGCCTCCAATCATTTTGAGCTGCGCTCGGTCACCTCTCCTGGAAAGCAGCTTTACACCTGTGATGCCTATCTTATTCACTTTAAGCCCGGCAGCCTGGAGGGCCACCACCTCTGGCGCGGTACCGTTGGCAAACCCGAATATTTTGAAAGCTCTACCTACCATCCAAACCCGACAACCTATATTGATCCACTAGCTAGGACAATATTTATAAGTGATGAACTTGCCCGGTGGATTCTGGCCGAGAAGATCATAGGCTGGGATCTATTTCCTATTCTGGACAAGCACGTTGATTGGGGTGCTGCTCAGTTCAACAAGTAG
- a CDS encoding metallophosphoesterase — protein sequence MVIALIIFFVVLLGIYAVFVEPWLPPKITRHKVVVSPDALGQKPLRVVVLTDLHACWPWMRPERIKRIVERANSLEPDLITLLGDFHTAMHPPFAKPLIAAADWAQPMERLKAPLGVFGVLGNHDWLEGGEEAREALEASGVIVLKNKAQRVSTRGNSHVWIIGLDDQYGEACQLHGKGRRDDLEVALSQVEDDMAPRILLAHEPDIFLDAKKSVDLTLSGHTHGGQVRLPFIGALTIPSRLDRKYAKGAFEENRSTLIVSSGLGCSGLPIRLMCPPELLLIEIYA from the coding sequence ATGGTGATTGCACTCATCATCTTTTTCGTCGTGTTACTCGGTATCTATGCCGTTTTCGTTGAACCTTGGCTTCCTCCCAAAATCACGCGGCATAAAGTTGTTGTCTCTCCTGATGCTCTTGGCCAGAAACCTTTGCGGGTTGTGGTGCTGACTGATTTGCATGCCTGCTGGCCATGGATGCGGCCAGAGCGGATTAAGCGCATCGTTGAGCGTGCGAACAGTCTGGAGCCTGATCTCATTACGCTTTTGGGTGATTTTCACACCGCCATGCATCCTCCCTTTGCAAAGCCGTTGATTGCAGCTGCCGATTGGGCACAGCCTATGGAGCGTTTAAAGGCCCCTCTGGGCGTGTTTGGTGTGCTAGGCAATCACGATTGGCTGGAAGGTGGTGAAGAAGCCAGAGAGGCGCTGGAAGCCTCCGGTGTGATTGTTCTTAAGAATAAAGCACAGCGTGTTTCGACACGTGGCAACTCCCATGTCTGGATTATCGGGCTGGATGATCAGTATGGAGAAGCCTGCCAGCTGCATGGCAAAGGCCGGCGTGATGATCTTGAGGTGGCCTTAAGTCAGGTTGAAGATGATATGGCTCCGCGGATTTTGCTGGCTCATGAACCAGATATCTTCCTGGATGCTAAGAAATCCGTAGATTTAACACTGAGTGGCCATACGCATGGGGGGCAGGTTCGCTTGCCGTTTATTGGTGCTTTGACAATACCATCGCGTCTGGACCGGAAGTACGCGAAGGGCGCTTTTGAGGAAAATAGAAGCACTCTCATTGTGAGCAGTGGTTTGGGATGTTCTGGACTTCCCATTCGACTTATGTGCCCACCTGAACTTTTGCTTATAGAAATATATGCTTAG
- the ffh gene encoding signal recognition particle protein translates to MFDNLSDRLGGILDKLTKRGALSESDVSEALREVRRALIEADVALPIVRSFTDKVKHRAVGAEVVKSIKPGQMVVKIVHDQLVEMLGEESHPIDLNAPAPVCIMMVGLQGAGKTTATGKIARRLTQRDKRKVLMASLDTRRPAAQEQLKVLGEQNEIDTLPIIEGQQPVDIAKRALNAAKLGGYDVVMLDTAGRGHIDEPLMVEMEQIKAVSNPHEVLLVADALTGQDAVNLAKSFDERCSITGIMLTRMDGDGRGGAALSMRAVTGKPIKLIGTGEKSDALEDFHPKRIADRILGMGDIVSLVEKAAEAIDAEKAAEMARKMQKGHFDLNDLSEQLKQMEKMGGMSGMMGMLPGVGKMKKQLAAANLDENMFKRQMAIISSMTTQERAKPDLLKASRKKRIAAGSGVQVAEVNKLLKMHRQMADMMKAMGKGKGKGMLGKMMGAMGGGMPGMGGGMPNIDPKALEQMAKSGQLPGGMELPKGLPGGGLPGGLPGAGGPKLPGLGGAPGLPGLGKGKK, encoded by the coding sequence ATGTTCGATAATCTGTCAGATCGCCTAGGCGGTATTCTAGATAAGCTCACAAAACGTGGTGCGCTTTCTGAATCCGATGTTAGTGAAGCGCTGCGCGAAGTCCGCCGCGCGCTCATCGAGGCTGATGTGGCGTTGCCGATCGTGCGTTCTTTCACCGACAAGGTGAAGCATCGCGCTGTTGGTGCAGAGGTTGTTAAGTCCATTAAGCCGGGTCAGATGGTCGTCAAGATCGTTCATGACCAGCTGGTGGAGATGCTGGGTGAGGAATCTCATCCGATCGACCTGAATGCCCCGGCTCCGGTTTGTATCATGATGGTTGGTCTGCAGGGTGCAGGTAAGACCACCGCAACCGGCAAGATTGCACGTCGTCTGACACAGCGCGACAAGCGCAAAGTTTTGATGGCTTCTCTTGATACGCGCCGTCCGGCAGCGCAGGAGCAGCTGAAAGTTCTGGGTGAACAGAACGAAATCGACACACTTCCTATCATTGAAGGGCAGCAGCCAGTTGATATTGCCAAGCGCGCGCTGAACGCAGCGAAGCTGGGTGGTTATGACGTTGTCATGCTCGATACCGCAGGTCGCGGCCACATTGATGAGCCTCTCATGGTGGAGATGGAGCAGATTAAAGCTGTTTCCAACCCGCATGAAGTTCTGCTTGTTGCCGATGCTCTGACTGGTCAGGACGCTGTTAATCTGGCGAAGAGCTTTGATGAGCGTTGCTCCATCACAGGTATCATGCTGACCCGTATGGATGGTGATGGTCGCGGTGGTGCGGCTCTTTCCATGCGTGCTGTAACCGGCAAGCCGATCAAGCTGATTGGTACCGGTGAAAAATCTGACGCTCTTGAAGACTTCCATCCAAAACGTATTGCTGATCGCATCCTCGGCATGGGTGACATTGTCTCCCTCGTTGAAAAGGCTGCTGAAGCGATTGATGCGGAAAAAGCCGCGGAGATGGCTCGGAAGATGCAGAAGGGTCACTTTGACCTGAACGATCTTTCTGAACAGCTGAAGCAGATGGAAAAGATGGGTGGAATGTCCGGCATGATGGGCATGCTTCCAGGTGTTGGCAAAATGAAGAAGCAGCTTGCTGCAGCCAACCTTGATGAGAACATGTTCAAGCGCCAGATGGCGATCATTTCTTCCATGACGACACAAGAACGTGCGAAGCCGGACCTGCTGAAAGCAAGCCGCAAGAAGCGTATTGCTGCGGGTTCTGGCGTACAGGTCGCTGAAGTTAATAAGCTATTGAAAATGCACCGCCAGATGGCCGACATGATGAAGGCCATGGGTAAGGGCAAAGGCAAGGGTATGCTTGGCAAGATGATGGGCGCCATGGGTGGCGGCATGCCAGGCATGGGCGGCGGAATGCCGAACATCGACCCGAAAGCGCTGGAGCAGATGGCTAAGTCTGGTCAGCTGCCAGGCGGTATGGAATTGCCTAAAGGATTACCGGGTGGTGGGCTTCCCGGGGGATTGCCAGGTGCTGGCGGCCCTAAATTGCCCGGTCTTGGTGGAGCGCCTGGTTTGCCAGGGCTTGGCAAGGGGAAAAAGTAA
- the leuC gene encoding 3-isopropylmalate dehydratase large subunit, producing the protein MSQAKTLYDKIWDHHVVSTQEDGTCLLYIDRHLVHEVTSPQAFEGLRMAGRQVRHPKRTLAVVDHNVPTTDRTKGIDDPESALQVQTLADNAAEFGVEYYSELDQRQGVVHIVGPEQGFTLPGMTIVCGDSHTSTHGAFGSLAHGIGTSEVEHVLATQTLIQKKAKNLRVTVNGQLPEGVTAKDIVLAIIGELGTAGGTGYVIEYAGEAIRGLSMEGRMTVCNMSIEAGARAGLIAPDEKTYEYLKGRPKSPKGAAWEQAVSYWETLFTDENAEFDKEIVLDAANLPPIVTWGSSPEDVASVTGVVPNPADIEDETRRASKERALEYMGVEAGQKITDIKIDRVFVGSCTNGRIEDLREAAAVVKGKKVADTVSAMIVPGSGLVKAQAEAEGLDEIFKDAGFEWREPGCSMCLAMNADKLKPGERCASTSNRNFEGRQGFKGRTHLVSPGMAAAAAIAGHFVDVRDWK; encoded by the coding sequence ATGTCGCAGGCCAAAACTCTTTACGATAAGATCTGGGACCACCACGTGGTCAGCACGCAAGAAGACGGTACTTGCCTGCTTTACATTGACCGCCACCTGGTACACGAAGTTACAAGCCCGCAGGCGTTTGAAGGCCTGCGTATGGCTGGACGTCAGGTTCGTCACCCTAAGCGTACACTGGCTGTTGTTGACCACAACGTTCCAACAACTGACCGCACCAAGGGTATTGATGATCCTGAGAGCGCGCTGCAGGTTCAGACACTGGCAGACAATGCTGCTGAGTTTGGCGTTGAGTACTACTCCGAGCTGGACCAGCGTCAGGGCGTTGTGCACATCGTTGGCCCAGAGCAGGGCTTCACTCTGCCAGGCATGACGATTGTTTGTGGTGACAGTCATACGTCCACACACGGTGCATTCGGCTCCCTTGCTCACGGTATCGGTACTTCTGAAGTGGAGCACGTTCTGGCGACCCAGACGCTGATCCAGAAAAAGGCGAAAAACCTGCGTGTGACCGTAAATGGTCAGCTGCCTGAAGGTGTTACCGCGAAGGATATCGTTCTGGCGATCATCGGCGAGCTGGGCACTGCTGGTGGTACAGGCTACGTGATCGAATATGCTGGTGAAGCAATTCGTGGTCTTTCCATGGAAGGTCGTATGACCGTTTGTAACATGTCCATTGAAGCTGGTGCGCGTGCTGGTCTGATTGCTCCGGATGAGAAAACTTATGAGTACCTGAAGGGGCGTCCGAAGTCTCCTAAAGGCGCTGCGTGGGAGCAGGCTGTTTCTTACTGGGAAACACTGTTCACTGACGAGAATGCTGAGTTTGATAAGGAAATCGTTCTGGACGCAGCAAACCTGCCTCCAATCGTGACCTGGGGCTCTTCTCCTGAAGATGTTGCTTCAGTGACTGGCGTTGTTCCTAACCCAGCTGACATTGAAGACGAGACCCGCCGTGCTTCTAAAGAGCGTGCTCTTGAGTACATGGGTGTTGAAGCGGGTCAGAAGATCACCGACATCAAGATTGATCGTGTGTTTGTTGGTTCCTGTACCAACGGTCGCATCGAAGATCTGCGCGAAGCTGCAGCGGTTGTTAAGGGCAAGAAGGTTGCTGACACCGTGAGTGCAATGATCGTGCCGGGTTCTGGTCTGGTGAAAGCGCAGGCGGAGGCTGAAGGTCTTGATGAGATCTTCAAGGATGCAGGCTTTGAATGGCGTGAGCCGGGCTGCTCTATGTGCCTGGCGATGAACGCTGACAAGCTGAAGCCGGGTGAACGTTGTGCTTCTACATCCAACCGTAACTTCGAAGGCCGTCAGGGCTTCAAGGGCCGTACGCACCTTGTTTCTCCAGGCATGGCTGCCGCAGCAGCGATCGCAGGTCACTTTGTTGACGTGCGCGACTGGAAGTAA
- a CDS encoding chorismate mutase, with amino-acid sequence MSEIDKTEEAKVILGGLRSSIDNIDAALVHMLAERFRCTQAVGELKATHGLPPADPAREKLQIERLRRLAAEANLDPDFAEKFLNFIVKEVIRHHEAIAAEHSTD; translated from the coding sequence TTGAGCGAGATCGATAAGACAGAAGAAGCCAAGGTGATCCTTGGCGGACTTCGTTCCAGCATCGACAACATTGACGCTGCTCTGGTGCATATGTTGGCTGAACGGTTTCGCTGCACACAGGCTGTTGGGGAGCTGAAAGCGACCCATGGTCTTCCACCGGCTGACCCGGCCCGTGAAAAACTTCAGATTGAGCGTCTGCGTCGCTTAGCGGCAGAAGCCAATCTTGATCCTGACTTTGCTGAAAAGTTCCTGAACTTCATCGTGAAGGAAGTCATTCGGCATCATGAAGCTATTGCTGCTGAACACAGCACAGACTGA
- a CDS encoding alpha/beta hydrolase, whose amino-acid sequence MLFRNKYLFLLSLIILIAGFLVYWANTYVSPSITFNPSDIGEDPEAYIARVESRFKDIKPGLEKQIIWQNPDTKAKTDYAVVYIHGFSASKDEIRPVPDLVASSIQANLYYTRLPGHARTPAAMGEPGVDDYFNALAEALAIAKAIGNKVIIISTSFGGTLSAWTDLTDHALKEDIEAIVLVSPVFELAAAGTSLLTYPLAEFYTPIIVGKYRVADPNANFEEIYAWTNAYPSTALLPLAETVKLVGSLNAANATIPTMFIYDIRDETSYEKATARFFDNWGAPKHRLLITESSGNHHVIAGDITNPENNLLVSNGIIEWLGSLGVPTIYSQ is encoded by the coding sequence ATGCTGTTTAGAAATAAGTATCTGTTTTTGTTGTCTCTTATCATCCTCATCGCCGGATTTCTGGTCTACTGGGCCAACACCTATGTTTCTCCCTCCATAACCTTCAACCCAAGCGACATTGGTGAAGATCCGGAAGCTTACATTGCGCGGGTGGAAAGCCGGTTTAAAGATATTAAGCCGGGTCTGGAGAAGCAAATCATCTGGCAGAACCCGGATACCAAAGCCAAAACCGACTATGCCGTCGTCTACATTCACGGCTTCTCCGCCAGTAAAGACGAGATCAGACCCGTTCCGGATCTGGTTGCCAGCTCCATTCAGGCCAATCTCTATTACACACGCCTGCCCGGCCATGCCCGCACCCCAGCCGCAATGGGAGAGCCCGGAGTTGATGACTACTTCAATGCGCTGGCAGAAGCTCTGGCAATCGCAAAGGCCATTGGCAACAAAGTCATCATCATCAGCACCTCCTTCGGCGGCACACTATCCGCTTGGACGGATCTGACAGACCACGCCCTTAAGGAAGACATTGAAGCCATCGTGCTGGTCTCTCCAGTCTTTGAGTTGGCGGCGGCTGGAACCTCCCTGCTCACATACCCTCTCGCAGAGTTCTACACGCCCATCATTGTGGGCAAGTACCGTGTCGCAGATCCCAATGCCAACTTTGAAGAGATCTACGCGTGGACCAACGCCTACCCATCAACCGCCCTGCTTCCACTGGCTGAAACAGTCAAACTGGTTGGCAGTCTGAATGCTGCAAACGCAACCATTCCCACCATGTTCATCTACGATATTCGTGATGAAACCTCATATGAGAAAGCCACAGCCAGATTCTTTGATAACTGGGGCGCTCCAAAGCATCGCCTTCTCATCACAGAATCTTCGGGCAACCATCATGTCATCGCAGGCGACATCACCAATCCCGAAAACAACCTGCTGGTTTCCAACGGTATCATCGAATGGCTGGGCTCTCTGGGCGTGCCCACAATCTACTCGCAATAA
- a CDS encoding alpha/beta hydrolase — protein MVGPREPRDTEITFKPEIMGDDLELYLSDNEAKLQDIRTDTAKEIIWFNGEKNSKTPLSIIYIHGFSASKHEIRPVPDRVANEMGANLFYTRLTGHGRSGEAMAEATLNDWINDLAEAVEIGRRIGEKTIIMSTSTGGSLAAWLAMQDHPLKEDIAAMVFVSPNFGVKAAGGFLLDMPYARHYVPLIIGKTRSSSKAPSKEEQMGWTISYPSVALLPMATAISVLQEQDPAKASVPALFIYSEKDETIDAALTNVAYDKWGAQKQRLLIESSGDDNNHVIAGDIISPQNNDLVVSTTVQWLSDQLL, from the coding sequence ATGGTAGGCCCAAGAGAACCACGCGATACAGAGATCACCTTCAAGCCCGAAATCATGGGTGATGATCTCGAACTGTATCTGTCAGACAACGAAGCCAAACTTCAGGATATACGTACTGACACCGCCAAGGAAATCATCTGGTTCAATGGCGAGAAGAACAGCAAAACGCCGCTTTCCATCATTTACATCCATGGCTTTTCCGCCAGCAAACACGAGATCCGCCCTGTTCCAGACCGCGTTGCCAATGAGATGGGTGCCAACCTATTCTACACCCGCCTGACCGGCCACGGGCGCTCCGGCGAAGCAATGGCTGAAGCCACATTGAACGACTGGATCAACGATCTGGCAGAGGCCGTTGAGATTGGGCGCCGCATTGGTGAAAAGACGATCATCATGTCCACCTCAACAGGCGGCTCACTGGCAGCATGGCTGGCTATGCAGGACCATCCGCTGAAAGAGGACATCGCCGCAATGGTGTTCGTCTCACCAAACTTCGGTGTTAAGGCAGCAGGCGGATTCCTGCTCGATATGCCGTATGCACGACACTATGTGCCTCTGATCATTGGTAAAACCCGTTCATCCTCCAAAGCCCCTTCCAAGGAAGAACAGATGGGCTGGACAATCAGCTATCCAAGCGTAGCCCTGCTGCCAATGGCAACCGCAATCTCTGTTCTACAAGAGCAAGACCCAGCGAAGGCCAGCGTCCCTGCTCTGTTCATTTATAGCGAGAAAGACGAAACCATCGACGCAGCACTGACCAATGTCGCCTATGACAAGTGGGGAGCCCAAAAACAGCGTCTGCTCATTGAAAGCTCAGGAGATGACAACAACCACGTCATCGCAGGCGATATCATCAGCCCGCAGAACAACGACCTCGTGGTCTCAACCACAGTTCAATGGCTGAGCGACCAACTGCTCTAA
- a CDS encoding HNH endonuclease, with the protein MISVWYSKPDETPEYVVNAVVSEGAFPALVLNADYRPLSYYPLSLWGWQEAVKAVFLDRVNIVSEYDQVVRSPSFEFQLPSVVALKSFVETERNPAFTRFNVFLRDKFQCQYCGSERDLTFDHLIPRSKGGLTTWDNVITACSPCNLRKANKSWQEMNMRPMQMPFIPRVQDLHNNGRLFPPNYLHESWLDFLYWDSELEP; encoded by the coding sequence ATGATTTCCGTTTGGTACTCTAAGCCAGACGAAACTCCGGAGTATGTTGTGAACGCAGTCGTTTCAGAAGGCGCTTTCCCAGCGCTTGTGTTGAATGCAGATTATCGGCCTCTCTCTTACTATCCCCTGTCACTCTGGGGATGGCAAGAAGCGGTGAAGGCTGTGTTTTTAGACCGGGTGAACATCGTCTCAGAGTATGATCAGGTTGTCCGCAGCCCAAGCTTCGAGTTCCAGCTCCCAAGCGTTGTGGCGCTCAAGTCGTTTGTCGAAACTGAGAGAAACCCAGCATTTACACGGTTTAACGTGTTCCTGAGAGATAAGTTCCAGTGCCAGTATTGTGGTTCTGAGAGAGATCTGACGTTTGATCACCTCATTCCGCGTAGCAAAGGCGGGCTGACCACGTGGGACAATGTCATTACGGCCTGCTCGCCCTGTAATTTGCGGAAAGCGAATAAATCCTGGCAGGAAATGAACATGCGCCCCATGCAAATGCCGTTCATCCCACGTGTTCAGGACTTACATAACAATGGTCGCCTCTTCCCACCAAACTACCTCCACGAAAGCTGGCTGGATTTCCTTTACTGGGACAGCGAACTGGAGCCGTGA
- the rplS gene encoding 50S ribosomal protein L19 codes for MNIIEQLNAEEMARIEEKRTLPEFSPGDTVRVLVRVTEGTRTRVQAYEGVCIARSGGGINESFTVRKISYGEGVERVFPIYSPMVEGVEVVRRGKVRRAKLYYLRERRGKSARIVEATNVRAKRLNEEARAAAAEAKAAKAAEKAAEAKGSAE; via the coding sequence ATGAATATCATTGAGCAGCTCAACGCCGAAGAAATGGCGCGCATCGAAGAGAAGCGTACGCTTCCTGAGTTCTCTCCAGGTGACACCGTACGTGTTCTCGTACGCGTTACTGAAGGTACTCGTACTCGTGTGCAGGCTTATGAAGGCGTTTGCATCGCACGCTCCGGCGGCGGCATCAACGAAAGCTTCACCGTTCGTAAGATTTCTTACGGCGAAGGTGTAGAGCGTGTATTCCCAATCTACAGCCCAATGGTTGAAGGTGTGGAAGTAGTACGTCGCGGTAAAGTCCGTCGTGCGAAGCTTTACTACCTGCGTGAGCGTCGCGGTAAGTCCGCACGTATCGTTGAAGCAACCAACGTACGCGCAAAGCGCCTTAACGAAGAAGCTCGTGCTGCTGCTGCTGAAGCAAAAGCTGCAAAAGCTGCTGAAAAGGCTGCTGAAGCTAAAGGTTCTGCAGAGTAA
- the rimM gene encoding ribosome maturation factor RimM (Essential for efficient processing of 16S rRNA) yields the protein MANKPEDRILMAQIGAAHGIRGEVRVKPFGDDPLSFGDYGKLESEDGSRKFKVKRARVQKNVVVTKFEGVNDRNEAEALNGLKLYIPRERLPETEDEDEFYHSDLIGLKALDENKEQIGTVLALLDFGAGDLIEIAPKSGKSLLFPFTKAVVPVINLEEGFVEVHAPEGFYEEGEKEPEDGSTPD from the coding sequence ATGGCAAACAAGCCTGAAGACCGCATTCTAATGGCTCAGATCGGGGCTGCTCACGGCATACGTGGAGAAGTGCGGGTCAAACCTTTTGGTGATGACCCGCTTTCTTTTGGCGATTACGGCAAGCTGGAAAGCGAAGACGGTAGTCGCAAATTTAAAGTGAAGCGGGCACGCGTGCAGAAAAACGTGGTGGTGACCAAGTTTGAAGGCGTGAATGACCGTAATGAAGCTGAAGCTCTGAATGGGTTGAAGCTTTATATTCCTCGCGAGCGTCTTCCTGAAACGGAAGATGAGGATGAATTCTACCACTCTGACCTCATCGGCCTGAAGGCGCTTGATGAGAACAAAGAGCAGATTGGTACAGTTCTGGCTCTTCTAGACTTTGGTGCTGGCGATCTTATCGAAATCGCACCTAAGAGCGGCAAATCTCTGCTGTTCCCGTTCACCAAAGCAGTTGTTCCTGTCATCAACCTTGAAGAAGGCTTCGTGGAAGTTCATGCTCCTGAAGGCTTTTACGAGGAAGGTGAGAAAGAACCGGAAGACGGTTCCACACCGGACTAA